One Micropterus dolomieu isolate WLL.071019.BEF.003 ecotype Adirondacks linkage group LG23, ASM2129224v1, whole genome shotgun sequence DNA window includes the following coding sequences:
- the kcnj6 gene encoding G protein-activated inward rectifier potassium channel 2 — MEQDVESPAIIRQPKLPKQAREDLPKKLAEMDSTKKVQRYVQKDGKCNVHHGNVRETYRYLTDIFTTLVDLKWRFNLFIFVLVYTVTWLFFGFMWWLIAYLRGDLDHLADNQWTPCVNNLNGFVSAFLFSIETETTIGYGYRVITDKCPEGILLLLIQSVLGSIVNAFMVGCMFVKISQPKKRAETLVFSTNAVISMRDGRLCLMFRVGDLRNSHIVEASIRAKLIKSKQTKEGEFIPLNQTDINVGYNTGDDRLFLVSPLIICHEINQSSPFWEISQAHLAKEDLEIVVILEGMVEATGMTCQARSSYIGNEIKWGYRFTPVLTLEDGFYEVDYNSFHDIYETNTPACSAKELADMTSRTRLPLTWSLASKLSQQGLPESEQEGQETKTSLDNEGKSQQTERNGDIANIESESKV, encoded by the exons ATGGAGCAGGATGTGGAGAGCCCGGCCATCATCAGACAGCCCAAGTTGCCAAAGCAGGCCCGTGAGGACCTGCCTAAAAAGCTGGCAGAGATGGACAGCACAAAGAAGGTCCAGCGATATGTCCAGAAAGACGGGAAGTGCAACGTCCATCACGGGAATGTTCGTGAGACGTACCGCTATCTGACGGACATTTTCACCACGCTGGTAGATCTCAAATGGAGGTTCAACCTCTTCATCTTCGTGTTGGTGTACACAGTGACGTGGCTCTTCTTTGGCTTCATGTGGTGGCTGATTGCTTACCTTCGGGGTGATCTGGACCACTTAGCAGACAACCAGTGGACTCCATGTGTCAATAACCTCAATGGGTTTGTATCAGCCTTTCTGTTCTCCATTGAGACAGAGACCACCATTGGTTACGGATACAGAGTCATCACAGACAAATGTCCTGAGGGGATACTTCTGCTTTTAATTCAGTCGGTGCTGGGATCTATCGTGAATGCCTTCATGGTGGGTTGCATGTTTGTTAAGATCTCACAGCCTAAGAAGCGAGCTGAGACACTAGTGTTTTCTACCAATGCGGTCATCTCAATGAGAGACGGACGGCTGTGCCTGATGTTCAGAGTCGGAGACCTCCGAAACTCGCACATCGTAGAGGCGTCAATCAGGGCCAAGCTTATCAAGTCAAAGCAGACCAAGGAAGGGGAGTTCATCCCTTTGAATCAGACGGACATAAATGTGGGTTACAACACGGGAGACGACAGGCTCTTCCTAGTTTCGCCACTCATCATCTGCCATGAGATAAATCAGAGCAGCCCCTTCTGGGAGATCTCACAAGCCCACCTGGCCAAGGAAGATCTGGAGATTGTTGTGATTCTGGAGGGGATGGTGGAGGCCACAG GCATGACTTGCCAGGCGAGGAGTTCATACATCGGCAACGAGATCAAGTGGGGCTACCGCTTCACACCAGTCCTGACACTGGAGGATGGCTTCTATGAGGTGGACTACAACAGCTTCCACGATATCTATGAAACTAACACTCCCGCCTGCAGTGCCAAAGAGCTTGCTGATATGACCAGCCGCACCCGCTTACCCCTTACCTGGTCTCTGGCAAGTAAACTGAGCCAGCAGGGGCTGCCAGAATCTGAGCAAGAGGGTCAGGAGACCAAGACCAGCCTGGATAACGAGGGGAAGAGCCAGCAGACTGAGAGGAACGGGGACATTGCCAACATAGAGAGTGAGTCCAAAGTGTGA